One Ranitomeya imitator isolate aRanImi1 chromosome 1, aRanImi1.pri, whole genome shotgun sequence DNA window includes the following coding sequences:
- the BMP4 gene encoding bone morphogenetic protein 4, translating to MIPGNRMLMVILLCQVLLGGTSHASLIPETGKKKVAEIQGQAGGRRSTQSHELLRDFEATLLQMFGLRKRPQPSKEVVVPAYMRDLYRLQSAEEEDELQEINLEYPERPTSRANTVRSFHHEEHLENIPATAENSGIRFYFNLSSVPENEVISSAELRLYREHIENGPAWEEGFHRINIYEVVKPLMSNGQLITRLLDTRLIHHNVTQWESFDVSPAIMRWTQDKGINHGLAVEVLHLNRTKTYQGKHVRISRSLLPQENADWSRMRPLLITFSHDGRGHALTRRSKRSPKPQRARKKNKNCRRHSLYVDFSDVGWNDWIVAPPGYQAFYCHGDCPFPLADHLNSTNHAIVQTLVNSVNSSIPKACCVPTELSAISMLYLDEYDKVVLKNYQEMVVEGCGCR from the exons ATGATTCCTGGTAACCGAATGCTGATGGTCATTTTATTATGCCAAGTCCTGCTAGGAGGCACTAGCCATGCTAGTCTGATCCCTGAGACCGGAAAGAAGAAAGTGGCTGAGATTCAGGGCCAGGCGGGCGGAAGGAGGTCCACTCAGAGCCATGAGCTCTTGCGGGACTTTGAGGCAACGCTGCTACAGATGTTTGGCCTCCGCAAGCGGCCACAACCCAGTAAGGAAGTGGTGGTGCCTGCCTATATGCGGGACTTATACCGACTACAATCTGCAGAGGAAGAGGACGAGCTTCAGGAGATCAACCTGGAATATCCAGAGAGACCCACCAGTCGTGCCAATACCGTGAGAAGTTTCCACCACGAAG aACATTTGGAGAACATACCAGCCACCGCTGAAAACTCGGGCATCCGCTTTTACTTCAATCTCAGCAGCGTTCCTGAGAACGAGGTGATTTCTTCAGCTGAGCTGAGACTTTATAGAGAACACATTGAAAATGGCCCAGCATGGGAAGAAGGCTTTCACCGAATTAACATATATGAAGTTGTAAAGCCCCTGATGTCAAATGGACAGCTGATTACTAGGCTGCTGGACACCAGACTAATCCATCACAATGTGACTCAATGGGAAAGTTTTGACGTAAGTCCGGCAATTATGAGGTGGACCCAAGACAAGGGAATTAACCATGGGCTTGCCGTTGAGGTCCTTCATCTCAACCGTACTAAAACTTATCAGGGGAAGCACGTCAGGATTAGCCGATCGTTATTACCTCAAGAGAATGCAGACTGGTCAAGGATGAGGCCACTTCTCATCACGTTTAGCCACGATGGCAGGGGACATGCACTGACCAGGAGGTCTAAAAGAAGTCCAAAACCGCAGAGAGcccggaaaaaaaacaaaaattgtcggAGGCATTCGCTGTATGTGGATTTCAGCGACGTTGGTTGGAATGATTGGATTGTGGCACCACCTGGATATCAGGCTTTTTACTGCCATGGCGATTGCCCGTTTCCCCTGGCTGACCACCTGAACTCAACCAACCATGCCATTGTACAGACTTTGGTTAACTCTGTAAACTCAAGCATTCCCAAAGCATGCTGTGTTCCCACAGAACTGAGCGCCATTTCAATGCTCTATTTGGATGAGTACGACAAGGTTGTACTTAAAAACTATCAGGAGATGGTTGTAGAAGGGTGCGGGTGCCGTTGA